The sequence ATCCGCTTCATGGGCAAGGTCGTCATCTGCGTGGTGCCGGGCTGGGCGGCCGGGGGCGGGCACAGCCTGCACGTGGTGTGCGACCTCACTCTCGCCAGCCGGGAGCACGCGCGGTTCAAGCAGACGGACGCGGACGTGGCGAGCTTCGACGGCGGCTTCGGGTCGGCGTACCTGGCGCGGCAGGTGGGGCAGAAGTTCGCCCGGGAGATCTTCTTCCTGGGCGACGACTACGACGCCGAGGCCGCGCACCGGATGGGCATGGTGAACGCCGTCGTCCCGCACGCCGAGCTCGAGGCGACGGCGCTGGAGTGGGCGCGGAAGGTCAACGGCAAGAGCCCGACGGCGCAGCGGATGCTGAAGTACGCGTTCAACCTCGTCGACGACGGTCTCGTGGGGCAGCAGGTGTTCGCCGGGGAGGCGACGCGCCTGGCCTACGGCACCGACGAGGCCGCCGAGGGGCGGGACTCGTTCCTGGAGAAGCGCGAACCCGATTGGTCGCGTTTCCCGTGGTACTACTAAGACCCGGGGCGCGATTGGGGACGTGGGGTGCGGCATTCGTGACGCTCTGACCTGCTGATTCGCCACGTTGAGCGGCGTGACGCCCCCGCCCTGCGCGGGAGGGGAGCCCGTCAGTGCTCGCTGAGCCTGCCGCGGCGGCCCTCGAGACCAGCGCCGCGCCGCCCTCCACTGCCTCCCGCGCGTCGGCTTCGATCGCAGCGAACATGTCCGTCAAGGTGCCGGACCCGGAGCCTGCCGAGCTCGATGTGCCCGAGGTGCGGTTGCCCGCAAGAAGGTTGAGGACCTCGTCTACGTCCTGCAAGCCCGCGGCCACGGACCCAGTGCCGTCACGCTGCCCCTAGATCGCGCGGGCATGCGGGTGCGCTCTCGGATCCTTCCCGACGTACACGACGCTGCCGTCCCCGGTCGTCTCGCCAAGGATCTCGTGGACGTTGTTGCCGGCCTGCGTCTTCGGTTTCCCCGCGCCTAGGTCGAGGATCTGCCGGATGCCTCGCCCGGCCATGTACCGCACGACACGCTGAAGGAAGTGGGCGTTGGCGACGGCGGAGAAGTCGTAGGCGCAGCCAGGGAGAGTTCGGTGGGCCCAATGTCCCGTCGGGCATCGTCATCCATGACAGATCGTCTACACCTGACCCACAGACAGATTCCAGGGCAGATCGTCTATCCGCC is a genomic window of Actinomadura citrea containing:
- a CDS encoding 1,4-dihydroxy-2-naphthoyl-CoA synthase, with protein sequence MVSELFDADAWKEVEGFGFTDITYHRAVDHGTVRVAFNRPEVRNAFRPHTVDELYRALDHARMSSDIGCVLLTGNGPSPKDGGWAFCSGGDQRIRGRDGYRYAEGETSDTIDPARAGRLHILEVQRLIRFMGKVVICVVPGWAAGGGHSLHVVCDLTLASREHARFKQTDADVASFDGGFGSAYLARQVGQKFAREIFFLGDDYDAEAAHRMGMVNAVVPHAELEATALEWARKVNGKSPTAQRMLKYAFNLVDDGLVGQQVFAGEATRLAYGTDEAAEGRDSFLEKREPDWSRFPWYY